In Listeria swaminathanii, a single window of DNA contains:
- a CDS encoding GNAT family N-acetyltransferase — protein MQIRLSKREDAASMIELEHLVWTPGTTPGNIHFDSEADFLLKSPPGSKIVVATEDKVVGILGYKSPIPLLSNKHVVEIDIAVHPDFQRAGVGQLLMDKMKEVAHEKGYIKIALRVLSINKKAIRFYEKNGFKQEGLLEKEFIIQGEYVDDILMAYFL, from the coding sequence ATGCAAATTAGACTATCTAAGCGCGAAGATGCTGCTTCTATGATTGAATTAGAACATTTAGTTTGGACTCCAGGAACAACGCCTGGCAATATCCATTTTGATAGTGAGGCAGATTTTTTACTTAAATCCCCTCCAGGGTCCAAAATAGTTGTCGCAACTGAGGATAAAGTAGTCGGGATTCTTGGCTACAAATCCCCTATCCCGCTTCTATCCAATAAACACGTAGTAGAAATTGATATTGCTGTACATCCAGACTTCCAGCGTGCTGGCGTTGGACAACTTTTAATGGACAAAATGAAAGAAGTTGCCCACGAAAAAGGCTATATTAAAATCGCCCTACGCGTTCTATCTATCAATAAAAAAGCAATTCGCTTTTATGAAAAAAATGGTTTTAAACAAGAAGGACTACTGGAAAAAGAATTCATTATTCAAGGCGAATATGTCGATGATATATTAATGGCTTATTTCCTCTGA
- a CDS encoding GntR family transcriptional regulator translates to MEKSGFVADPIYGEIKNEIMTNTLENGEKVDIEDIMKRFQVSKRVAFGALHCLHKSGILCKKNGETGFSVAVNSEAEHREKSRLKLAFFHLNYAVQKLQEKDAEVCATCLRKELVYIKLAVAEQDTNVFISHVKNFYACMIHYTEMPAMEKNIDILSQTLQNMKEKNEKLFFEAFTMDVSETLEELVTHLEAKEFEKCHLVIQRFYDKNISILFSESKNPE, encoded by the coding sequence ATGGAGAAAAGTGGATTTGTTGCAGATCCTATTTACGGAGAAATCAAGAATGAGATTATGACTAACACTTTGGAAAATGGCGAAAAAGTGGACATAGAAGACATCATGAAACGATTTCAGGTCAGCAAACGAGTAGCTTTTGGTGCGCTCCATTGTTTACATAAAAGTGGTATATTATGCAAAAAAAATGGAGAAACTGGTTTTTCTGTTGCAGTAAACAGTGAAGCCGAGCATCGCGAAAAATCACGATTGAAGTTAGCTTTTTTTCATCTAAATTATGCTGTACAAAAACTACAAGAAAAAGACGCAGAAGTTTGCGCTACATGTCTTCGTAAAGAATTAGTTTATATTAAACTAGCTGTTGCGGAACAAGACACCAATGTTTTTATTAGCCATGTGAAAAACTTTTATGCTTGTATGATTCACTATACAGAAATGCCAGCTATGGAGAAAAACATTGATATACTGAGCCAGACGCTGCAAAATATGAAAGAAAAGAACGAAAAGCTATTTTTCGAAGCATTTACAATGGATGTTTCGGAGACCTTAGAGGAATTAGTGACACATCTAGAAGCAAAAGAATTTGAAAAATGTCACTTAGTCATCCAAAGATTTTATGATAAAAATATCTCTATCTTGTTTTCAGAATCAAAAAACCCCGAATGA
- a CDS encoding class I mannose-6-phosphate isomerase translates to MTTYDLAPEVKIHQFDGAWAGYKDIAAELLTAIQKKNKKQTIIAIECYPGTRNEEIASELLPLLPVEKAIFADDLALNNEEVTAIIKANLTDDRVFGIMSHYEVSDFYPADTLATIQAEIAEIQGLVVIYGTGATVVAPSPDILIYADLARWEIQCRYRGENKPNWKADNANEDALRKFKRGYFFEWRMADRQKKKLYQQVDFLLDTNKKNEPKMVRGEDYRNGLKQVARAPFRVVPYFDASVWGGQWMKNNFGLDPAADNYGWAFDGVPEENSLYMRFDDIRIEVPSTNVVNHFPNELLGPKVHSRFGTEFPIRFDYLDTVGGGNLSLQVHPLVEYAQDKFGIHYTQDESYYILEAASDSTVYLGTKEGTTKEAIMADLEKAAEGNYRFPDEKYINVFPVKKHDHILIPAGTIHCGGPSTVVLEISATPYIFTFKLWDWERTGLDGTPRPVHLEHGRENLQLDRDTKWVKENLINQFETLHEDNTSKVERTGLHELEFIETHRHWFKETVTVHTNDSVNMLNLVEGTSAVVESSDDSFAPFEVHYGETFIVPAIVGTYQIRNTSDNEKIAVIQAFVRNL, encoded by the coding sequence TTGACCACGTATGATTTAGCACCGGAAGTAAAAATCCATCAGTTCGATGGTGCTTGGGCGGGTTACAAAGATATTGCTGCAGAATTACTAACTGCCATTCAAAAAAAGAATAAAAAACAAACGATTATCGCCATTGAATGTTATCCAGGAACAAGAAATGAAGAAATTGCTTCCGAACTACTTCCATTGTTACCTGTAGAAAAAGCGATTTTTGCAGATGATTTGGCGCTTAATAATGAGGAAGTAACAGCTATTATTAAAGCAAATTTAACAGATGACCGAGTGTTCGGTATTATGTCTCATTATGAAGTGAGTGACTTTTATCCGGCTGATACACTGGCAACAATTCAAGCAGAAATAGCTGAAATTCAAGGCTTAGTTGTTATTTATGGAACAGGAGCAACCGTTGTCGCGCCAAGTCCTGACATCCTTATTTATGCAGATTTAGCGCGGTGGGAAATTCAGTGCCGTTACCGCGGAGAAAATAAACCTAATTGGAAAGCGGACAATGCGAATGAAGATGCGCTTCGTAAATTTAAACGAGGCTACTTCTTTGAATGGCGCATGGCTGATCGCCAAAAGAAAAAACTCTATCAACAGGTAGATTTCTTACTTGATACAAATAAAAAAAATGAACCAAAAATGGTACGCGGTGAAGATTATCGAAATGGCTTAAAACAAGTTGCGAGAGCTCCTTTTAGAGTTGTTCCCTACTTTGATGCCAGTGTTTGGGGCGGTCAGTGGATGAAAAATAATTTTGGACTTGATCCAGCTGCCGACAATTACGGTTGGGCCTTTGACGGCGTTCCCGAAGAAAATAGTTTATATATGCGTTTTGATGATATTCGTATTGAAGTCCCTTCCACAAACGTAGTCAACCATTTTCCAAATGAATTACTTGGACCAAAAGTGCATAGCCGATTCGGCACGGAATTCCCGATTCGGTTCGACTATCTCGATACTGTTGGTGGAGGCAATTTGAGTCTACAAGTCCATCCTTTAGTAGAATATGCGCAAGACAAGTTTGGCATCCATTATACGCAAGACGAAAGTTATTATATTTTAGAAGCAGCTAGCGATTCCACTGTTTACCTTGGAACAAAAGAAGGCACAACAAAAGAAGCGATTATGGCCGATTTAGAAAAAGCCGCTGAAGGAAATTACCGTTTCCCTGATGAAAAATATATTAACGTCTTCCCTGTAAAAAAACACGACCATATTTTAATTCCAGCCGGTACGATTCATTGCGGCGGCCCAAGCACAGTCGTTTTAGAAATTAGCGCGACTCCTTATATTTTCACGTTTAAATTGTGGGACTGGGAACGAACGGGCCTCGACGGCACTCCACGCCCTGTTCACTTAGAGCACGGCCGGGAAAATCTCCAACTTGATCGTGACACCAAATGGGTAAAAGAAAACTTAATAAACCAATTTGAAACTTTGCATGAAGATAATACTTCAAAAGTAGAGCGCACTGGTTTGCATGAATTAGAATTTATCGAAACCCACCGCCACTGGTTTAAAGAAACAGTTACCGTCCACACAAATGACAGTGTGAATATGCTCAATTTGGTAGAAGGAACTAGTGCTGTTGTCGAAAGTAGCGATGACTCCTTCGCACCATTTGAAGTACATTACGGAGAAACATTTATCGTTCCTGCAATTGTCGGAACTTATCAAATTAGAAATACAAGCGACAACGAGAAAATAGCTGTTATTCAAGCATTTGTACGTAATTTATAG
- a CDS encoding GntR family transcriptional regulator codes for MVRKLNKMNDASPLYAQIADDLRGKIQSEIWQAGDKIPPELDLCDLYNVSRITVRKAIDELVRENLLYRERAKGTFVRDWEEPEDEHFTLVRSFTNEMKELGKKAVTLHAEVEVINADKKIAMQLGLTVGDKVLQIKRLRGTADLAFALFVSVIPFNQDYSLKAEDYYGSFYEYLKGFGIIVNQEKEYIEAMLPNREVQEALGIDKQEPILKRVRMTKQKESDFREYSECFYVGRHYRYYIDFE; via the coding sequence ATGGTTAGAAAGTTAAATAAGATGAATGACGCATCGCCACTCTACGCTCAAATAGCAGATGACTTACGCGGGAAAATTCAATCAGAAATTTGGCAAGCTGGGGATAAAATTCCACCGGAGCTTGATTTATGTGATTTATACAATGTCAGCAGAATTACGGTACGAAAAGCAATAGATGAGCTCGTTCGCGAAAATTTGTTATACAGAGAACGTGCGAAAGGAACCTTTGTACGCGACTGGGAGGAACCAGAGGATGAGCATTTTACGTTAGTGCGCAGTTTTACGAATGAAATGAAAGAGCTTGGGAAAAAGGCTGTGACATTGCATGCTGAAGTTGAAGTAATAAATGCGGATAAAAAAATTGCGATGCAGTTGGGGTTAACGGTTGGAGATAAAGTCTTACAAATTAAACGTTTGCGCGGAACCGCAGATCTTGCTTTTGCTCTTTTTGTCAGTGTGATACCGTTTAACCAAGATTATTCGCTCAAAGCGGAAGATTATTATGGTTCTTTTTATGAATATTTGAAAGGGTTTGGCATTATCGTTAATCAAGAGAAGGAATATATCGAAGCAATGTTGCCAAATCGTGAAGTTCAGGAAGCTCTAGGGATTGATAAACAGGAGCCAATTTTAAAAAGAGTGCGAATGACGAAACAAAAAGAAAGTGATTTTAGAGAGTATAGTGAATGCTTTTATGTGGGAAGGCATTATCGATATTATATTGATTTTGAATAA
- a CDS encoding PTS transporter subunit IIC — MKEYFIDRSYKASMGIANAVLVTLGIGLLLQTIGQMTGISFLVTVGAIGKTMLIPGIGVGIAMCLHANTLVTISAAASAVIGGGAVVTLAGGGVGITSGEPVGAILAVIVAVWTGKRVTGKTKFDMILIPGVSLLAGGLSGILFAKIMAPILASVSLGISSLIGGSPLISSMVIAFVFGLLILSPASSAALAIALQLDPTASAAALIGCSVQFVSFAVLSYRDNNWGAFFAQLICTPKLQTPNIIRKPSLMLVPLLTTLIAGPLGVMVFHIQAASEVAGLGLCAFVAPLYLIANYGFSTLAAFILVAVVLPGVIALIVRPILVKKERLKTGDLTIELQ, encoded by the coding sequence ATGAAAGAATATTTTATAGATCGTTCCTATAAGGCTTCTATGGGGATTGCGAATGCGGTTCTTGTAACGCTTGGGATTGGGCTTCTGTTGCAAACGATTGGCCAGATGACAGGAATTTCATTTCTTGTAACGGTTGGTGCGATTGGTAAAACGATGCTCATTCCAGGAATTGGTGTTGGTATCGCGATGTGCTTGCATGCGAATACGCTTGTGACGATAAGTGCGGCTGCATCTGCTGTTATTGGCGGCGGGGCGGTAGTGACTTTGGCTGGTGGTGGCGTTGGTATTACTAGCGGAGAACCGGTGGGCGCTATTTTGGCCGTTATTGTGGCAGTTTGGACTGGGAAAAGGGTCACTGGGAAGACGAAATTTGATATGATTTTAATTCCTGGCGTATCACTTTTAGCGGGCGGACTTAGCGGTATTTTATTTGCAAAGATTATGGCGCCGATTTTAGCTTCTGTAAGTCTTGGGATTAGTTCATTAATTGGTGGTTCACCGCTAATTTCATCGATGGTTATTGCTTTTGTGTTTGGGTTACTGATACTTAGTCCGGCTTCATCTGCTGCGCTCGCGATTGCGCTTCAACTTGATCCAACAGCTAGTGCTGCGGCATTGATTGGATGCTCGGTGCAATTTGTATCCTTTGCGGTGTTAAGTTATCGGGACAATAACTGGGGTGCATTTTTCGCGCAACTTATCTGTACGCCGAAATTACAAACACCTAATATTATTAGAAAGCCTAGTTTGATGTTAGTGCCGTTACTGACGACATTAATTGCTGGACCTCTTGGCGTGATGGTATTTCATATTCAAGCCGCGAGTGAAGTTGCTGGCCTTGGCTTATGCGCCTTTGTTGCACCACTTTATTTAATAGCAAATTACGGATTCAGCACACTTGCTGCTTTTATTTTGGTAGCAGTTGTCTTGCCAGGTGTTATTGCACTTATTGTCAGACCGATTCTTGTTAAAAAGGAACGCCTCAAAACAGGTGATTTAACGATTGAGTTGCAGTAG
- a CDS encoding LysR substrate-binding domain-containing protein: MDEALRTYIRVVELQSFTKAAEELHISQPAVSLQLKKLEETYETELIYRQAKKFILTATGEILYHRAKQLEGLYKQVEDEISLYHHHLKGRLRIGASFTIGEYYLPAMIAKFHELYPDITIELIIENTAKIADKVELLQVDTGLIEGQVSKKDLEISAFADDEMCIVGRADGSLVEIEQGATWIAREEGSGTREYLDHVLSTNGWNVAEKVVAWSNMAVKQMVLEGMGYTVISRCVVKTEIAEGKLRVFNEAGSFMRKFSVLKNKQRLENRIAETFLTFLKENQ; encoded by the coding sequence ATGGATGAGGCATTAAGAACGTATATCCGTGTTGTAGAATTGCAAAGTTTTACAAAGGCGGCTGAAGAATTGCACATTTCCCAACCAGCTGTATCGTTGCAATTAAAGAAATTAGAAGAAACTTATGAGACGGAGCTGATATACCGGCAAGCGAAAAAGTTTATTTTAACAGCTACGGGAGAAATACTATACCACCGCGCCAAGCAATTGGAAGGACTATATAAACAAGTAGAAGATGAAATTAGTTTGTATCACCATCATTTAAAAGGGCGGCTGCGGATTGGTGCGAGTTTTACGATAGGAGAATATTATTTGCCGGCGATGATTGCAAAGTTTCATGAGCTTTATCCAGATATTACGATCGAACTCATCATCGAAAATACGGCGAAAATCGCTGATAAAGTCGAGCTACTTCAAGTGGATACAGGCCTTATTGAAGGGCAAGTGAGTAAGAAAGATTTGGAGATAAGTGCTTTTGCGGATGACGAAATGTGTATTGTTGGTCGGGCAGATGGTTCACTTGTGGAAATTGAGCAAGGGGCAACGTGGATTGCGCGAGAAGAAGGATCTGGTACACGAGAATACCTGGATCATGTATTAAGTACAAACGGTTGGAATGTCGCTGAAAAAGTCGTTGCTTGGAGCAATATGGCGGTCAAACAAATGGTGCTTGAGGGCATGGGCTACACGGTGATCTCACGATGTGTCGTTAAAACAGAAATAGCGGAAGGGAAATTACGCGTTTTTAATGAGGCGGGTAGTTTTATGCGGAAGTTTTCGGTCTTAAAAAACAAGCAAAGACTGGAAAATCGGATTGCCGAAACCTTTTTAACTTTTTTAAAGGAAAACCAGTAA
- a CDS encoding YeiH family protein, protein MSQILFKTKTFWYGIALTFCIATLSYFLAKLPFLMILGQLVTAILLGIIIRALFPVPDKWFTGIQFSNKVILRAGIILLGFRLNLVDIYNAGWRVFLIAALCLSFGIAVVYFLAKLFGVDKKLAILVACGTGICGAAAVVAISPQVKADNNQTAVAATIIALLGTIFTIIYTLIYPILPLGPDGYGIFAGATLHEIAHVIAAADPGGTAAVDMAVIVKLTRVALLVPVCFVVAKMVNAGTNNRFSWAELPVPWFIFGFLATSAINSFGIIPTSITNFLVVCAYFLIAMSMGGLGLNVHLPSFGKMGGKPFVAAFIGSVLLSAFGLALVLLFHLAG, encoded by the coding sequence ATGAGTCAAATTTTATTTAAAACGAAGACTTTTTGGTATGGTATTGCGCTGACGTTCTGCATCGCTACCCTATCTTATTTTTTGGCAAAACTACCATTTTTAATGATTCTCGGACAGCTTGTTACAGCAATTTTACTTGGAATTATCATTCGTGCCCTTTTTCCAGTTCCGGATAAATGGTTTACTGGCATTCAATTTTCGAACAAAGTGATTCTTCGTGCCGGGATTATTTTACTTGGTTTTCGGCTAAATTTAGTCGATATTTATAATGCTGGGTGGCGCGTATTCTTGATTGCGGCCTTATGTCTTAGTTTCGGCATTGCAGTCGTTTACTTTTTGGCGAAACTTTTTGGTGTAGATAAAAAGCTGGCGATTCTAGTCGCTTGTGGCACAGGGATTTGCGGGGCGGCGGCGGTCGTGGCAATTTCACCACAGGTAAAGGCTGATAACAACCAAACTGCGGTCGCTGCTACGATTATCGCGCTACTTGGAACTATTTTCACGATTATTTATACGCTAATTTATCCAATTTTGCCGCTTGGACCAGATGGTTACGGTATTTTTGCGGGGGCTACGCTTCATGAAATTGCGCACGTTATTGCTGCCGCGGATCCAGGTGGAACTGCAGCTGTCGATATGGCGGTCATCGTTAAATTAACTCGCGTGGCGCTACTTGTTCCTGTCTGCTTTGTTGTTGCAAAAATGGTGAACGCTGGAACAAATAACCGCTTTTCATGGGCCGAACTTCCTGTACCTTGGTTTATTTTCGGCTTCCTAGCTACAAGTGCTATCAATAGTTTTGGTATCATTCCAACATCTATCACCAATTTCCTCGTTGTCTGTGCTTATTTCCTTATTGCTATGTCAATGGGCGGACTTGGATTAAATGTCCACTTACCATCTTTTGGAAAAATGGGCGGGAAACCTTTTGTGGCGGCGTTTATTGGTTCGGTCTTGCTTTCTGCTTTTGGCTTAGCTTTAGTACTTTTGTTTCATTTAGCAGGTTAA
- a CDS encoding DUF1361 domain-containing protein: MTKAIWTCRAFLLGYFLVLHFTADTYTFLILNVGLAYIPFEIAVFLTKKPRVWWIFWPLGIVWLVFFPNAPYLLTDLLHLQRLEIYGAEGILSTSPWLWRHFTYIIVGVFFGLFIGFWSFAKMLAEIRRRFNWTSWLSYQLLAIGLILLSSYAIYIGRFSRLHSIHLLTQPIDSIQIMFSVFHWPFWNFVFYFSIIQYVIYTLFSRFSSSLKN, translated from the coding sequence ATGACGAAAGCAATTTGGACTTGCCGAGCTTTTTTACTCGGATATTTTCTTGTTTTACATTTTACCGCAGACACGTATACTTTTTTAATTTTAAATGTTGGGCTTGCTTATATACCTTTCGAAATAGCTGTATTCCTCACAAAGAAACCTCGTGTATGGTGGATTTTTTGGCCACTCGGCATTGTTTGGTTAGTATTTTTCCCAAATGCGCCTTATCTACTCACTGACTTGCTACATTTACAGCGCTTAGAGATTTACGGAGCAGAAGGAATACTTTCGACATCGCCTTGGTTATGGCGCCACTTCACTTATATTATCGTTGGCGTATTCTTTGGATTATTTATTGGCTTCTGGTCCTTTGCAAAAATGCTCGCTGAAATAAGAAGACGCTTTAATTGGACTAGCTGGTTAAGTTATCAACTACTAGCCATTGGTTTAATCTTATTATCAAGCTATGCCATTTATATTGGCAGATTTTCACGCCTGCATTCGATTCATTTACTAACACAACCAATCGATTCTATCCAAATCATGTTTAGTGTTTTTCACTGGCCATTCTGGAACTTTGTGTTCTACTTCTCGATTATTCAATATGTCATTTATACGCTATTTAGCAGGTTTTCTAGCTCACTAAAAAACTAA
- a CDS encoding nucleoside triphosphate pyrophosphohydrolase family protein, protein MDFKEYQVLANRTAATHEQALTNYGLGIAGEAGEVADLIKKYAFHGHDLDKDALTKELGDVLWYVSQIAKWADISMETVAELNIEKLKRRYPQGFSAERSKLHID, encoded by the coding sequence ATGGATTTTAAAGAGTATCAAGTTTTAGCAAATAGAACTGCAGCAACACACGAACAGGCATTAACGAATTACGGACTTGGAATAGCTGGAGAAGCCGGTGAAGTTGCTGATTTGATTAAGAAATATGCTTTTCATGGACACGATTTAGATAAAGATGCGTTGACGAAAGAATTAGGAGATGTTCTTTGGTACGTATCGCAAATTGCTAAATGGGCGGACATAAGCATGGAAACCGTTGCCGAATTAAATATCGAAAAATTAAAACGCCGCTATCCGCAAGGCTTTTCGGCGGAACGAAGCAAACTCCATATCGATTAA
- a CDS encoding nucleotide pyrophosphohydrolase translates to MKQLQAEITAFLKERDWLDQYNHPKDLAISLSLEASELLECFQWKTDEIALKENREAILKEVADVMIYALQIAESMGADGEELVRLKLAENRTRTWPKE, encoded by the coding sequence GTGAAACAATTACAAGCTGAAATTACTGCTTTTCTAAAAGAACGCGATTGGTTAGATCAATATAATCACCCGAAAGATTTGGCAATTTCGCTATCGCTTGAGGCGTCTGAACTACTTGAATGCTTTCAGTGGAAAACGGATGAAATAGCGTTAAAAGAAAACCGGGAAGCAATTTTAAAAGAAGTAGCGGATGTCATGATATATGCACTTCAAATTGCTGAAAGTATGGGGGCAGATGGTGAGGAACTTGTTCGCTTAAAGTTAGCGGAAAATCGTACGCGAACGTGGCCGAAAGAATAG
- a CDS encoding thioredoxin family protein gives MTSIEIKTAEEFAAHINGEELVYVDYWKDNCPNCKMLDLSFAEFKNSENASKVKVLKVKLEEMGENFFFDRDVQQTPTLVLYKGGEEIHRLNGFIPPNKIEEAISLNA, from the coding sequence ATGACAAGTATTGAAATTAAAACAGCTGAAGAATTCGCAGCTCATATTAATGGGGAAGAATTAGTATATGTAGATTATTGGAAAGACAATTGTCCTAATTGCAAAATGCTTGACCTTTCTTTTGCTGAATTCAAAAACTCTGAAAACGCAAGCAAAGTAAAAGTATTAAAAGTAAAATTAGAAGAAATGGGCGAAAACTTCTTTTTTGACCGTGATGTACAACAAACACCAACACTTGTACTTTACAAAGGCGGCGAAGAAATCCACCGTTTAAACGGATTTATCCCACCAAACAAAATTGAAGAAGCAATTTCTTTAAACGCATAA
- a CDS encoding flavodoxin: MRILLAFDSLSGNTKMVADEIEARLQSEGHEVVSFRVSPSAAYPLDEDFDLYVLGAWTVDYGRTPPDMKDFIAELAVKPKNVAIFGTGETQWGMDFYCGAVDRMVTYFGTSYPTLKIEQMPHTEQDAADIDNWVKKILALRSGIK, encoded by the coding sequence ATGAGAATTTTGTTAGCCTTTGATTCTCTAAGTGGGAATACGAAAATGGTGGCTGATGAAATTGAAGCGAGATTACAAAGCGAAGGGCATGAAGTTGTGTCCTTTCGCGTATCTCCTTCCGCCGCGTATCCGCTTGATGAGGATTTTGACTTGTACGTGTTGGGGGCATGGACAGTCGACTACGGAAGAACACCGCCAGATATGAAAGATTTTATCGCGGAACTAGCCGTAAAGCCCAAGAACGTAGCCATTTTTGGCACTGGGGAAACACAATGGGGTATGGATTTTTATTGCGGAGCTGTCGACCGAATGGTAACCTATTTCGGAACAAGCTACCCAACCTTAAAAATAGAACAAATGCCGCACACAGAACAAGATGCGGCTGACATAGACAATTGGGTCAAGAAAATTTTAGCATTAAGGAGTGGAATCAAATGA
- a CDS encoding ribonucleotide-diphosphate reductase subunit beta: MANQKEQLTRIKILEPLFPNRSTSIINGETSGILNWNDIPYPSFYRAYKELSTNYWIPDEVDMKSDAKQYPNLSEEEKYAFDAIIGLLATLDSPQTRFIYNIAEYITDPAVHANAAIIGQQEVIHNESYSYVLASITNLQEQNRVFELARTHPTIIKRNEPIMEAYDDFMNNKTGETLVKALIQSSILEGINFYSGFAYFYNLVRQNKMTGTGKIISFINRDELAHSKFISEVIRAILGENPELQTDELVAYTHEAFRHAVELETEWSEEVLQGIEGIDVEEMVDYVKYRANKMLGMLGIPELYPGHSDNTMTWIKAYADNFTETKTDFFEMRNSSYKKTNMDNGFDDL, from the coding sequence ATGGCTAACCAAAAAGAACAACTTACACGCATTAAAATTTTAGAACCTTTATTTCCTAATCGTTCTACTTCAATCATAAACGGAGAAACTAGCGGGATTTTGAATTGGAATGATATCCCGTATCCATCTTTCTACCGTGCTTATAAAGAACTTTCTACTAACTACTGGATTCCAGATGAAGTAGACATGAAAAGTGATGCTAAACAATATCCGAATCTTTCGGAAGAAGAAAAATATGCTTTTGATGCCATCATTGGCTTACTAGCAACACTTGATTCTCCGCAAACACGTTTCATTTACAATATTGCGGAATACATTACCGATCCAGCAGTTCATGCGAATGCAGCGATTATCGGGCAACAAGAAGTAATCCATAATGAAAGTTACTCTTATGTACTTGCTTCTATCACCAACTTACAAGAACAAAATCGCGTATTTGAACTTGCAAGAACACATCCGACAATCATTAAACGTAACGAGCCAATCATGGAAGCGTATGATGATTTCATGAATAATAAAACAGGTGAAACACTTGTCAAAGCGTTAATTCAATCTTCTATTTTAGAAGGAATTAATTTCTACAGTGGCTTTGCTTACTTCTACAACCTTGTTCGTCAAAATAAAATGACAGGAACTGGGAAAATCATTAGCTTTATCAATCGTGATGAATTAGCTCACTCGAAATTTATTTCAGAAGTAATCCGGGCTATCCTTGGGGAAAACCCAGAATTACAAACAGATGAGTTAGTAGCATACACACATGAAGCTTTCCGCCACGCTGTTGAACTTGAAACAGAATGGTCCGAAGAAGTTTTACAAGGCATTGAAGGCATTGATGTAGAAGAAATGGTTGATTACGTGAAATATCGTGCCAACAAAATGCTAGGAATGCTTGGTATTCCAGAACTTTATCCAGGACATAGCGACAACACGATGACGTGGATTAAAGCCTATGCAGATAACTTTACAGAAACAAAAACCGACTTTTTCGAAATGCGCAATTCAAGCTATAAAAAAACGAATATGGATAACGGATTCGACGATTTATGA